The nucleotide sequence GACCCGTAGTACCTACTCAGCATGTGTGGATCAACTTGGTTCAGTTCAATATATGCATCTGAAATGGGAACTGTCAGGGTCGATGTTTTCGCAGTAGCCATTGACGATATGAGTATCTTGTATAGGACATTCCTCTAGTGAGCTTGACTCCTCGTGTTGGCTACTACTGCTACCCAAGGACCTGGCTGCGGAGCTGGCAATTGAAAAGTTGTGCTGTTCAAGGTCTTCGGGATCGTGGTCTGGGTCATGATCGGGACCGGCATCAAATGAAGATAGCCTGCCATCGGTTAGGTACGAGTTATTGTCctcaattgaaaatatttgcttCAAAGTGCCCCTTGTTTTTTTCCTTTCTTCCCCACCCGAATAAGAATCAGTATCAGGATTAATGCTATCGTCTACCACGTCGACATTAACTTCTACATCAATATCAGCGTCAATGTCTGCATCTTGCACAGGCTTTTCTAATCCCAACACAACTTCGCGGTGAATTGTTTGCTTGGTAATGACAGTATGATGAGTTTGAGTTGTTGTCCTCGCCGAAGTGGTTGGCGTAACTGAGGACTCCTGGTCTTCAGAGACAATATCAACGATTTGGACGTCGGGTGCCAGTAGCGAAGCCACGTCAAACTGGCGCTTTCGCGTCTGCGAAAACATATTCGCGATAGTTGTTGTCGTGGTGGAGTTGATATAGGCAATGTGCTGATGATGGGAATGTGGCTGCTGAAGCTGAGTTGGTTGGATTGTCTGATCCAGGTTATTCGTCTCTTGTCGTTGCATTAACAAGGATGGATCTGGGGGGGAATAATGCGTCATACCAGGTGCTGAGCTCCGATTAAAGAACTGGCCGATATAATGCTGGTGGTATGGATAACCCAGGGCAGATAGTTGCAGAGCGGACTGGGAACTCGGTGGGGGTGGAGTTGTAAGATCCAAAGGCGGCGGGCTGGGCGAGTCAGTGCTGGCATCATCCACCGATAGACCCATATGCTTTCGGACCTTACGCTGCGCCTTGCGACGTCTAAAATCCCCTTTGCGAAAATCCTCCATGTTGGCTGGATGTATTGCCCAGTAGTGCCCCTTGCCATTTGCACTTCGTCCAGATTTGATAAAGCAATCATTTAGGGAGAGATTGTGCCTGATGGAGTTTCTCCATCCCGGCCCCCGACTTCTAAAGTAAGGATAATTATCCAAAATATATTGATAAATGTCTGAGAGAACCAACTTCATATCAGTTGAGCTCAATATGGCCATGGCAATTAAACCAATATAGCTGTGTTGCGGTTTAGGCTCCTCGGGTTGAAAGATGCGTTGCGTTTGTGGGAAGAGAGAAATTGTTGAAAGAGCGGCCATTCGATTAACTGATGGAAAACTGCCTGAGCCATGGTGTCCGTAGGGGCTTAAATGCAACCAAGGAGCACTAGCTCCACTGGCACCCGTCCCACCATATTGGGGGCAGCGTAGTCGTTCAATATTGAGTGCATAGTTATACAGCTGGAGGCGGTATTGTTCCAAATTCATCGTCGTTGATTGAGCTTGTGAAGTTCTTGTCGTTCCAAGTGGATAGATGTTGGGCAAAGATGGCTTTGGAACATTGCTGTCGCTTGAAGACGTTCCCTGATCCTGGTCGGCAGTGGTCGCCTGTGAAGCACATATGTCAGAGTGCGCCATTTCCTACTTAACATTCACACCAAAACGACATTGGTGACACCATCGAAGACCATCCAATTCCACctgtttaaaataaaaaaagacagatttccttttaaaataagtttattatatgtattatattatatagtcaaccagataaaaaaaaaaagaaaatactaTATACGAAATCCTCGGCATGGGAGCTTTTTGCTGTTTGTGGACGAgaccaaatatttttagcaTATGGATGGAACCTGTTAAGACTAATataaaaatgagaaaaaaacatttttcaaaactgTTGGTGTGGCAGCTTTGGGCAGTCGGAAATGCTTCCTTCTAGTAAACCCTTTTACTTTTCGAGTAACGCGTATAttaaaaaacaagagagaatgctttAGCCAACTTCCCCggctatcagatacccgttgaTCAGCTAgtagaaataaaaaatatcaaaacattttttaatattgtatatattaaaaaatatcaaaacatttttcaatattgtatatattaaaaatgatCAAAAAATTGTTCAATATTGTGGGCGTGTCAGTTTTGGACGGTTAGTGaccgttagagtgggcgtggcaaaaagttttttgtcaaattgatagaaatttacaaaactaacAGGGTCAAATCGTCTCGGCTATTGATCGGCTATTGATCTGTcagtctgtccgtatgaacgtcgagatctcaggaactataaaagctaaaaGCTAGAACTGTAAAGGTtaagattaagcatacagattctagagacaaggACGCAGCgtaagtttgttgacccatgctGTTACGCCCACTCTTACGCCcgcaaaccgcacaaaactgccacgctcatacttttgaaaaacgtcttgatatttttttatatctttattttgCGGCGCCAAAAAATATgccgcccacatttttgaaaaattgttcgatattttttataattttattagtcgtgTAAATTTCTACCGATTTTCCAACAAAAATTTTGCCACGTCCAGTCTAACGCCTTGAAGCCGCCTAACCGTTCACTTGGGCTTGAGCCAAGTGGTCAAGTTTCAGACTTCAAAAAGTAATTTATTCAATATTCCACATATAAATCAGCTCCTCAGCTAATGCAAGACGGTCCCATTACGGTCATCTGTTTAAATTGCTGTAAGGTTCTGCAAAGTTTTTAATCAGATGTTTATAAGTACTCCTCCTTAAGCCACTTTTGAAGGAATGGAagtttttatttgctttggaTGATTTTATccaatgaaatattaaattcaatttgagcGATGGTATGTAGAAATCAAAATTATTGAACGCGTTCCACAAAATAGTAACAAAATAGAtgttgaaaatttgtttaaacaagCAAAAATGTGTTAACATGATCTTTCTGTGGGGCTGATTATTTGATAATGTCGTTCGATCTGAGAAATTATACCAAAGTTGAAGGTGGCCATAAGTTTCCATAAATCGATGCCAACACCAAGCGGGTTGCCATGGCCATTGAAAGTCCTGTGCAGGGCCAAACATGTCAGTAAAATCGCggtaaactaaataaaattgaTGGGTGTCCGCCAGTAAAATGGGAATATTGCTCATTTGGCCGATTTGATAAAGATTAAAAAGGAGCTGGGACTGGACAACAGCGGAAAGTCCTCGATAatcaatattttcaaaaagtcCAGCGAACGGAGATCCATTGTGTAGGCCACGGTTGGCTTCAGTTTTTCAGTAAGAGGCTGTGGAATCGTCACCATAGCATCAACTATGACTGTATTTTCCTTGGAGCAGGCATGTCGGGTGTTTCCATTAAGGCAATCGACATGTCCGGTGCGACGCGATACACTGCCACAGTTCTTCCGGCCGTATAACGTATATATTCATACTTTTGATTTAGATCACTAGTCACTGGATCGAGCCATGTCCGCCGCCTGTCCGCCTGTTCTTGCAATTAAGCATACAGCTGTGCAAGTTAGTTCCAAAACAATTTTGTCGTCATCACATGGCCACACAATAAACGCTTGGTAACGCCATTTATTGACACtatttttatttctaaaaAAACTGTTTAGATTACTACTATCTCTTAAAGTAATGAAAAATACTTGTCTTTTAATTTTATCGGGAAGAACGGGGCTATTTTAATCCCGTttttaagaataaaaaaaatactcAGCTTGCCATTGCAGAtctttcatttaaaaaaaggTGAGTATAGTAAATTTCTCCCGGATAGATGACACTTTTTAATTTAGAATCGATATTTATAAATAGAATatgtattaaaataaatatttagttcTTAGTACTCCtgtattttataatatatttaccGTCTGAACTTACGATTTATCTGCATACAACTGTATAATTAAAGCATGACTGCAATTGGCGCTCCATTTCTAGTACATTTAATAGTAATTACTTTGGACAACAACTGATTATCACTGTCACTAAATGGGAAACTATAACTATTCATAAAAACACGATTATAGCACAAATGGAATGGACGCGAATATACACTGGCTTTGATGTGACTTTCTTTAAAGTTTCATCAATCGAGATTTTAGTGAAAAACGGGAACGTGCGGTCGACGCGGTGCTCAAACTATGTCTGAGTCGGGCGAAAATGGCTCAGGGCTTGGCCATTAGGGTGCAAGTAGCTCGAACGCGGCTTAGGCCACGCCCTGTGTTACCCTAGCTCTTTCCATTGGTCGAAAACATCACGCGCTCTCAGGGTGGCATTCAAATGTTCGGTGTTGTTTGGCCTGTCCTCTTCAGGCCATTCATGGTGTTAGCGCTGTCTCTGTTGGGCCTCTTAAAAGATAAAAGGGGCCTCGACCAATTACACCTACACCCATCTTGTTTTAGCACTCGCATTTCCGAGTGGACTTTTATTCTTTTTGTAGAAAGCGCGGTGTATACACACATCCCCAAAATACATAATAGAAAGTTTATTTaatgtttgtatgtatatatatttggaTTTAAAGTATACCGAATCTGCATCGTAGGTAATCTATAAGAGCGCCATCAGATTGCTCATTTTCggatttatgttttatttaatcctttctttaaaaacattataataaatcaaaaataaataaagtgtaCATGCACAACCGGTTTTTCATTATACAATTTTTACGACATATTGGCATGAATTTATACCAGTTTCTAAAGGTTTTTATactattaattaataaattaccTTTTAAAAGCAAAAAGTGTCGCTATTCTTGACTACCCAACTATAGAACACCCTTTGCTTAGCTAGTCgatatacatatttacatatgtcGACGGTGTAAATTTGTCAATTTCTGTTTTGTCGGCAAGGCAACCACTTTGTTGTAATAGTATTATTAAACCTCTGTAGTTGTATACCCGTTGCTCGTAAGGTGAAAGGATATACTATATTACTTGAAAACTATGTAACAGACAGAATGAAACGTTTctgaccatataaagtatatatattctggaTCAGGAATGCGAAGTCGATTAGGCCAAAGACCTTATCCATCGTTATGAACGAACTATAAAAGCGAAAAGGTcacagcatacagattctttAGACATAGACGCATCGCAAGTTTGTTGGTCCATGTTGTTGGTCCATGTTGTAAACCAATGATTTTGACAACAAATATGAATTAAATTAAGAAAGGAAGCTGGGTTAAAACTAGGTAAGACGTACCACGATATTTATACAGTCTAACGTCTTTATAACAgtctatatatttataattttcgaATAAATGCCAGCAATGTAATACAgtcgatttttttttgtagactgggtaaaacaatttttttgttttgtaaacGTTAAACACTTACACGGAAAAAACTATAAGTAACTCCGGAaacgtacatatatacttGTACTGGTTTTTAAAGACAGTTTTATTCTAAATCTACCTAACTCTGGTTGATGCGCTGTAAGCCCGTATGCTCATTGTTAAAATCCTAATCTTGTCGACTCCTAGTAACCTTGCCACCTTTCTGGGATTGCTGGTCGCACAACCACTTTAAAGGTTGCCAGCAATATGATTAAGATTTGCCAAATAATCCCTCTTTGTCATTCAACACTTACATATCATCTTTCGAAGTCTGTCAGACTCCATAAGCAAACAATTTGGCCATatcattgttattatttgtattcGACACTCTTTTTCTGAAATCGGGAAGATTTCAATGGCATCTATTATGAGACTATAGTTCCCTAGAATACCAGCCTAATGGAAACCACTTAACATTGTTCTTTGGTAAACGGTAGTCTAAACAGCTGATATTAACTGACAGAATAAAATTGTAGAATTAATCATAAATAACGAGAAAGCTAGCTTCATCAAACCGAATATAGAACGCTATATTCGAGTtgctcgactatcagatacccgtttgTGGATGTTATAAAGGGCGTAGCAACATCAGAACACAAAATTTCGATGCATCTGTCTTTTTAATCAGCATGTTTCAACTTTCTATACCTTTAAATTCCTGCCTCGCTAGGCGTTTATACGGACAGACCAACGACATTAGAATACAATATTATAGTGTCTTTGGACAGACATACACGGGCATAGCCAGGTCGACTCGCCTATTAATCCTGATttggaatatatgtatacatactATATGAattcggaaacgcttccttctacctgtttactatttttgtaattattttcaataatataattaatgatttaacttGCCGAAGCTAGCTtctaatttgtttattattaattgcGCAATTCCATTCTATATTCTATAAGAACAATTTATGAACCAAAACAACGgatattaatttttgtagttatttttaaataaggcTACATAGACTCGGCTACATAGACACGCTTTCAATAACAACGGCTGTTATGTTATAAGTATagtttctttatttatatcGAAATAGTTGTCTATCTTATAtaattgtaattttaatttaattttttttttaaatttaattaaacaattaagatttttatagtttccaaaaattgtaatcaatcgttatgaatttttattttgaaattttgatGGAAATATTGGTTGtatgaaaaaaattataagagacaaaggaaaaatggcaaactttaattttgttcttttgcttgaaacattttttcaaaataattacatttatacccgttactcgtagagtaaaagggtatactagattagaaagcgtttccgaccatataaagtatattcttgatcaggatcaatagccgagttgctctggccatgtccgtctgtcctaTATATTCATATGATGTTTACATGCAATTTACACATTCtaacatacatacacacattcTTACAATAGTAATAGTTTGTCTTCACTGGAAATTTCTTGAAAGTTATTAATATGGCAAAACAACGTTTGCGGGGTCTTGTAGTAtcttatattttgtttaaatagaACAAATTTTACTTTTCCATCTACATATATGCCAAACATTTAGGATATCTATAGAACGATACTCTCTACAGCATTCAACTGTATTATAAACGTAATAAAAGTAATTTAcctacaaatatttaatggcCAATTATTTTTGTCTACTAAAGgtaaaaaaatacaaagtcATCGATTGCCATATGGACGCCACTTGCAATTTAGACCtgaaaattgtttataatAGATAGCACCAAACTTCATCTACCAACATAATGAACCGTGTAAATGTAAAAAAGATCGAagattataaactttaaaaaaaGGATTCCAATTATCCGTTAATGATTTCGATTAGGCGTTCACGACTTAAGAACGAATTGCGATCAGAGCAGCATTGTAAATCAAGACGGATCGCTATCAGGTATCCGTTACTTAAATAACCAATTTATCAAGAGACAACTCTATGTATAGTCGAGGGTCTATTAGGGAAAAACTAGATAGTCAAGTTTCCCGACTATCTGATTTCCACTACAAATTAACTTTACCAATTCACTTTACGGGTAACGCgtataaaaattcaaaaattaaagataTTCAAGGAGAAGTGGGAGTACGGTAGCCAGCACACATCGAATTCTATACCGAGAAGTAAATAGACTTTTTAGACATTGCACTCGGGGCACGTTAATACGTTAATAGCTTTTATTGTTTCCATGGTCTTTATATGGGCCTATAAATAATTCGATTTAAATAATTACCATTTAGGTATTAACgattatattttaagttgGGCGTGTTGTAATCATAGCTAACAGTACATATACAATAGGTATATTTATTCGATTTTACATATGGAGTTGCACTAGATCAAGTTGGCAATTATAATATATTGCCCATCAAAATTATAACTTCAATtgttttacaatatttacaatttttacAATACACAATCGATTGTGTAAACCAAATTCAGAACAAGTCACAACAATACAGTCAAGGGAGACAGTTATGTCAAAGACATTAAAATATTCTTATGcctttgtttatgttttttatattatttatttatattaaatctGGACTTTTATATACTGAACGCTATGGTAATAGTTATACATTTCAATTTACAACAAATCATTTATGCAACAACAATCGTAGTTATAGATCCAGTAAAATCCCGATATccggtttttttttaaataaattaagacGAGGGCTTTGTTAGAAAACAATTAACGGAAAAGAAAACCCGGTAATACATACTGAGTTGTATATgttattgaaaattatttttgaatcAGGTGTTAAATTATGATTTCGCGAATTTATCTGCCTACTCAACTCATTAATGATAATTCGACATTTCCTAGTCAAGTATTACACCGTAATGCGTGCAAATTGTTTGATAATCAGTAGTCCCAAAGGAGTTAACGTATTAGGTCTAATCCAACAAGAGaatatgcatacatacatacataaaacCGTGACAGCAAACGAAATCAGAAGCAAGGGTAGTTACCTACACTCGGAAAAAACAACGTATTTCTGTTTTTACCTAGAGCGTTGCATACATTGAAAATGGAATCCTTCAAAAAGGTAATTTTAGGTAGACTATAATATTAttctaaatttaattttattgtgaAATAAGTAAGATATGTTTTACTTTTAACATTACATTACTTACATACATTTCGAGTATATTCTAAAACGGCTGAACAATTTACATTAACTTATACTGCtaattttgtttaataataatattaataataataataataataataacaacaataacaataacaataataataataataataataataataataataataataataataataataataataataataataataataataataataataataataataataataataataataataataataataataataataataataataataataataataataataataataataataataataataataataataataataataacaataacaataataatattaacaataacaataataataataaaattaacaataacaacaacaataataataataataagaataataataataagagtaataataataattattataataataacaataacaataatagtTTCGACCCAACGACTTATGTATAATAAGTATGTGAATAAAAATACCCAAATTTATAAATGACATCCGAGAGCTTCCAACCGATATTAAAAgtggccaaaaataaaccTCGCACTTTCAAACACTAGAACTTTTTTATGAGTGCATTTTTCTTGCTTACTTTCTATTTAGCTGAAAGGCAAGAACAAGATTGGCTCTGCTCGCCGACGGGAAATCGTTAAACGGTTTTTAAACAACTAGAGAACCAGGTCTGGGACAAGGACAAAGGCCAGCTAATCCCAAGACGCACGCACAGCAGGAAGCAACCACAAAAATGTGTAATTTTAACAGTAACGGAGCAACAGCGACATCAGTCATGCAAGGATAACACTAACAATAAGGCGTATCAGAGATGTGAAGAAGGGGAACAGGACACtaatgaaataaatgaaacGGCGCTGCTGTATATAATTTTAGGATGGGCCAGGGCGACTTTAAATGTGGACAAGTGAAGTAggcagtgggtggtggctgCTGACTGATGGCTGGTGACTACCAAAACAATTATTCTTATCTAGGGTATTTGGCTGCCATTGGAGCTGGACAAGATCTTCCGAAGCCAGTGTATAAGTACTCTTAGCTTACAATCCGTTTACAACCAATAAACCCTATTGGGAAATGGAAGCCATTGAAACTTGGTGGGCGATATGAGCATCCCCCATTACATTGATGTACATATATGAGTATGCATCGGCATACTCACGGATAATTTAGGCTCCCAAGTCCCTAACTGCCCTTGTGTAAAACTAATTCTgattccaaaaaaaaaaggtttgagAAGAACGTGTGAGTGGCGAGGGTGTGGGGTAACGCTTCCTTCCACCTATAACAGATACTTTTCAAATAATCTAGTATATCCtattactctacgagtaacgggtataaaaatatatatcttaaaaattaaatagttCGAAATGTGGCTTTGTATGTAAACTACGTTTTACTGAAATGTCTTTATGGCTTTATGATTATGTTGCGCAATGACCTCTGAGCGTGAATTTTTACGCAAAATGTGTTTAATATCAACACTTAATAGGATTTAAGACTTGTTTTCGAAACCACCAAAAAGATATTTACCACCTTTtaagatatttatatatttaaattaaataaaatacaatcaTACCTACACAAATTATGGTATTCTTGTACTCTagaatttgtattatttttggtgGGTCATCAGTAtcaatttctttaattttaagttttacACTTTACAACCTATTCTTCTAAACTTGGTACCTTTCGATTTCTGTatatttcttcattttttttcgtgTATATAAAGCACGCTCTTCGGATGCTTTTCGACGCTACCATACTATCAACAGGGTATTACCGTGTAATCCTCTAATCTAATGAATGCCTCTTTTGTTAAGTTGCTACtagttttttttaacttttatttaaacaaaatgacCATATAAGCAaattataaaacattttttatttaagatAAAAGAAAGATCAGAGTCCGACTGAAAAGCGGAGACGCGATTTCATCGTTTGGAAAAAGACTGCTCTAATTGAGTTATATGAGCTTCAACTTCGTGTTGTAATTCGTCGGTTGCGACAGATGTTGGAACTTCACAATTGAAACCAGATACCTGTTTATTATCTGATAAAACTGGTTACGCTCGTAAATTGGGGGTGCGCAGAATTTTATTAATGGTGGTGTTTCTTGATATTCCTATTTGACGGCCCTAATTTTCGCACTTGATAGCAAAcactttattatttaattaatagaAGCTATAAGGAGCAATACAAAtgtttgaattatttaaacaaaattgcaCAGGAACTTCTAATTGGATTATTATGCTATTATACCACAAAACTCTTTGATACTTGGTACATCGGCTTTTCGGCAATATTTGATTTCGAATAAAATTTAGTCAGAGTTAACCTATCATATAGTGTGTACATAGCTACCGAAGGAAGGGTCGGGAATGAGCTAATTAATATGATCATAAAATGTTCTTATTGGGTAAAGTATAGTTTTtaagaatatataaattatatttaaattcaaaagtattagaaaataaattaaagttttgtTTAAATCATAAGGTGTTCTTAACGGTCATACATTGATTTTGCACTATCGTACACTTTTTTGATGACGGCAAAATTGCTCTCACTTCGCTCGCGTAAAAATCTGAAATTATATTGCACCCTCGTTATAAAACAATAAACGAGTAAGTCGGTGAATCACCgctttatataaattttgagcTTTATAAAAATCACAGCACAATATGTATCAAAGCTACCGATaccaaaatcaatagattTTAATCACCGCTGTTTAAGCGCATATAACAGACCGGATCGTCGCTGGATTCATCGCTTTCTAATCGCCGTTTTAGTGTTTTTATGACTAATATTCATCAATAAAACATCCATTATTTCATCAGTCATTTGGT is from Drosophila mauritiana strain mau12 chromosome 4, ASM438214v1, whole genome shotgun sequence and encodes:
- the LOC117146306 gene encoding LOW QUALITY PROTEIN: uncharacterized protein LOC117146306 (The sequence of the model RefSeq protein was modified relative to this genomic sequence to represent the inferred CDS: inserted 2 bases in 1 codon); the encoded protein is MAHSDICASQATTADQDQGTSSSDSNVPKPSLPNIYPLGTTRTSQAQSTTMNLEQYRLQLYNYALNIERLRCPQYGGTGASGASAPWLHLSPYGHHGSGSFPSVNRMAALSTISLFPQTQRIFQPEEPKPQHSYIGLIAMAILSSTDMKLVLSDIYQYILDNYPYFRSRGPGWRNSIRHNLSLNDCFIKSGRSANGKGHYWAIHPANMEDFRKGDFRRRKAQRKVRKHMGLSVDDASTDSPSPPPLDLTTPPPPSSQSALQLSALGYPYHQHYIGQFFNRSSAPGMTHYSPPDPSLLMQRQETNNLDQTIQPTQLQQPHSHHQHIAYINSTTTTTIANMFSQTRKRQFDVASLLAPDVQIVDIVSEDQESSVTPTTSARTTTQTHHTVITKQTIHREVVLGLEKPVQDADIDADIDVEVNVDVVDDSINPDTDSYSGGEERKKTRGTLKQIFSIEDNNSYLTDGRLSSFDAGPDHDPDHDPEDLEQHNFSIASSAARSLGSSSSQHEESSSLEECPIQDXLISSMATAKTSTLTVPISDAYIELNQVDPHMLSRYYGSYIAAAARRASIDASKTSRTSSITPPPKIEMLSQK